The Sphingomicrobium sp. genome has a window encoding:
- a CDS encoding lysozyme, giving the protein MNRRPIFDAVRRLRGRAFTPSEVARLDAAIDAAERADPPSKAASPLSTGASAVLDSKKGPLAAIVGAVAATSLFASVPKHEGTEYRAYRDVAGIWTICQGDTRGVRAGMVETPEGCRQRLEAQLVAHASGVMACTPRLKEEGRDWQRAAATSLAYNIGVGSWCRSSADKRFDRGDFRGGCDAFLSWNKARVNGQLRAVRGLTTRRQQERQVCLKGLV; this is encoded by the coding sequence GTGAACCGACGGCCGATCTTCGACGCGGTGCGGCGGCTCCGCGGGCGGGCCTTCACGCCAAGCGAAGTCGCGCGGCTCGACGCGGCGATCGACGCGGCCGAGCGCGCGGATCCGCCGTCGAAGGCGGCATCGCCGCTGTCCACCGGCGCGTCGGCGGTGCTCGACAGCAAGAAAGGACCGCTCGCGGCGATCGTCGGGGCCGTGGCGGCGACGAGCCTGTTCGCGAGCGTGCCCAAGCATGAAGGCACGGAATATCGAGCCTACCGCGACGTCGCCGGCATCTGGACCATTTGCCAGGGCGACACGCGCGGCGTGCGCGCCGGGATGGTCGAGACCCCGGAAGGGTGCCGGCAGCGGCTCGAGGCGCAGCTCGTTGCCCATGCCAGCGGCGTCATGGCCTGCACGCCTCGGCTGAAGGAGGAGGGCCGCGACTGGCAACGCGCCGCCGCGACTAGCCTCGCTTACAATATCGGGGTCGGGTCCTGGTGCCGGTCGAGTGCCGACAAACGCTTCGACCGCGGCGACTTTCGCGGCGGCTGCGACGCCTTCCTTTCGTGGAACAAGGCGCGGGTGAACGGCCAGCTGCGGGCGGTGCGCGGCCTCACCACACGCCGCCAGCAGGAGCGTCAGGTCTGCTTGAAAGGACTGGTATGA
- a CDS encoding tail fiber domain-containing protein yields MPEIRAGAGIALSRDPITDILTVEATGDGGGGGSGGLSIDNSAYDATTWDGEGTIAPSKNALRDKFVAIDALVSTALKSGVVAQGALPAGTNELWFRQVNFTGAAANASRADIVKLFSQLSGTNGLAEHRPFEIGSDLYHTGGDVADSRSIVAYNRLGLAGSANLGTAGFLIAFDGHNAIEGNGNAQFCMGFNCSAIDLDTPGAGTGKTLAAYGFRADNQGHASKVTSVAAGFVSENMTAGAPTTIGFISKMTAGTGKWGFGDDGGANNYFVGKVKLGEKSTPSVALDVKGYARFSNDGTYPSTANTVHEFVQSGNTYGLRVHNKHASAPNGIRISYTASPNAASNQFVLCEDGTQTKFVVWSNGNAVNANNSYGAISDAKLKTGIRDATPQLDDIRRLRVRKYRLKADPDGPEQIGLIAQEVQKVSPGLVASSPDYETYTDKKGNERRRKLRTTTKSVNYSILYMKAVKALQELAEIVEQQGKEIEALKAKA; encoded by the coding sequence ATGCCTGAGATCCGCGCTGGTGCGGGGATCGCGCTGTCGCGCGACCCAATCACTGACATTCTCACCGTTGAGGCGACCGGCGATGGAGGCGGTGGCGGCAGTGGTGGTCTCTCAATCGACAATAGCGCGTATGACGCAACGACATGGGACGGCGAGGGAACCATCGCGCCGTCCAAGAATGCATTGCGCGACAAGTTCGTCGCGATCGACGCTTTGGTCTCGACGGCGCTAAAGAGCGGGGTCGTCGCGCAAGGCGCGTTGCCGGCGGGCACAAATGAATTGTGGTTTAGGCAGGTAAACTTCACCGGTGCTGCGGCGAATGCTTCTCGCGCCGATATTGTGAAGCTCTTTAGCCAGCTCAGCGGGACGAACGGCCTGGCTGAGCACCGTCCTTTTGAGATCGGCTCAGACCTCTACCACACCGGTGGCGACGTTGCCGACAGTCGTTCGATCGTCGCATATAACCGCCTCGGTCTGGCGGGATCAGCGAACTTGGGGACCGCCGGATTCCTGATTGCTTTCGATGGCCACAACGCCATCGAGGGCAACGGAAACGCCCAGTTCTGCATGGGCTTCAACTGTTCGGCTATCGACCTCGACACCCCCGGCGCCGGGACCGGTAAAACGCTTGCTGCCTATGGCTTTAGAGCCGACAACCAGGGCCATGCCTCCAAGGTGACTTCGGTCGCCGCGGGCTTCGTCAGCGAGAACATGACCGCGGGCGCTCCCACCACCATCGGCTTCATCAGCAAAATGACGGCGGGAACTGGAAAGTGGGGGTTTGGCGACGACGGCGGGGCCAACAACTACTTCGTCGGCAAGGTGAAGCTCGGGGAGAAGTCGACGCCCAGCGTCGCGCTTGACGTCAAAGGCTACGCGCGTTTTTCGAACGACGGTACTTATCCGTCGACGGCGAACACCGTGCATGAGTTCGTGCAGTCGGGGAACACATACGGTCTGCGGGTCCACAACAAGCACGCTTCGGCGCCCAACGGGATCCGGATCAGCTACACAGCTTCTCCGAATGCGGCGTCAAATCAGTTCGTTCTCTGCGAGGACGGCACCCAGACCAAGTTTGTTGTTTGGTCGAACGGCAACGCAGTAAACGCAAACAACAGCTACGGAGCGATCTCGGACGCGAAGCTCAAGACGGGTATTCGCGATGCCACTCCGCAACTGGACGACATCCGCAGGCTGCGCGTCCGCAAGTACCGACTGAAGGCTGATCCCGACGGTCCGGAGCAGATCGGCCTCATTGCCCAGGAGGTGCAAAAGGTTTCGCCGGGGCTGGTCGCCTCGTCGCCCGATTACGAGACGTACACCGACAAGAAGGGCAACGAACGCCGGCGCAAGCTGAGAACGACGACGAAGAGCGTCAACTACTCGATCCTCTACATGAAGGCGGTGAAAGCGCTTCAGGAACTTGCCGAGATCGTCGAGCAGCAGGGCAAGGAGATCGAAGCGCTGAAGGCGAAAGCCTGA
- a CDS encoding thermonuclease family protein, translating into MLFAIVACFSPWVVDGDSLRCRGPGGYVGEVRLLGIDAADRRSSRPCRERFGNHRCDDRLAKAGKASLMRLIRPLRARGEVLRLERAGRDRYGRLLAIAWAGKVNLNCRQIEQRVARYIPDYDNGFAVRRACRLR; encoded by the coding sequence ATGCTTTTCGCAATCGTGGCCTGCTTCTCGCCCTGGGTGGTCGACGGCGACAGCCTGCGCTGCCGCGGACCCGGCGGATATGTGGGGGAAGTGCGGCTGCTCGGGATCGACGCCGCCGACCGGCGCTCGTCGCGGCCGTGTCGGGAGCGGTTCGGCAACCATCGCTGCGACGATCGGCTCGCCAAGGCGGGAAAGGCGTCGCTGATGCGTCTCATTCGGCCGTTGCGCGCGCGGGGCGAAGTCCTTCGTCTCGAACGAGCTGGACGAGACCGGTACGGCCGACTGCTGGCGATCGCCTGGGCCGGCAAGGTGAACCTCAACTGCCGCCAGATCGAGCAGCGAGTCGCCCGATACATCCCCGACTACGACAACGGATTCGCCGTCCGGCGCGCCTGTCGCCTCCGCTGA